The Chryseobacterium oranimense genome contains the following window.
CAAAAGACCAATCTGTCTCCGCTGGAATTCAGAAAGTTATTTAATTAAAAAAACAGACCGATTTATTTTTTCCAGCGCTTTTTGTCAAATGGCAAACCCGGAAAAAATAACTTTAACTACCTTGCCATTATGAAAGAACTGTTTGATTTTATTTTAAGATTTGGAAATCTGAACCAACAGCAGATTGATTTTATAACCGGTAAGGCAAAAGAAACAGACCTTCCGAACGACGAATATTTTTCAGAAGCCGGAAAAATCGCACGTCAGGTTGCATTCGTCGTCAGCGGAATTTTGCGGGTTTGCTATTACGATAATAAAGGCGAAGAAATCACCAAATACTTTATTGAAGAAAACAATCTTGTTGTAGACCTAGAAAGTTTTGATAATGAGATCTGTTCCAGCACATACGTTCAGGCTGTTACCGACTGTAAGCTTATTGTTTTTGAAAGAAAAGACTGGATAGAGCTTTTGCAGACGATTGTGGGATGGGAAGCCATTGTCCATAAAATTATTTCAAGGGCACTGATCCAGAAAGTAGAAAGAAGAAGTCCGCTGGTTTCGGAAGATGCAACCACCCGTTATCTGAAATTTCTAGAGATTTATCCTACTGTGGTCAATAAGATTCCTCTTTCCTACATTGCATCTTATCTTGGGATTACCCAGTCTTCGCTCAGCAGAATCAGGAAAAATATTGCCAGGCATTAGATTTGAGCTTCTGACTTCTTAAAGTTTTAAATTGATTTTCACTTTTTGTCATTTGGCAAACAGGATTAAATTTAATTCATGGAATTTTACATCATCAATTAAAACAAAAAAAATGAAATCAGTATTAATAACAGGAGCCAACAGAAGTATTGGCCTTGAAACCGCAAAACAACTTTCAGAAAAAGGATTATTCGTCTATTTAGGAAGCCGCGACCTCCAAAAAGGTGAAGCCATTGTAAAAGAGCTGAATGAAAAAGGTTTTCAAAATATAAAAGCCGTTGAGATCGATGTAACCCAACCAAGTTCAATCTCAGCAGCTAAAGACCTGATCGAAAAAGAACAGGGAAAACTGGATATCCTGATCAATAATGCAGGCATTCTGGGAGTAAATCCCCAGACTGCGGCTGAAACACCTATCGCAGATATTCAGACTGTATTTGACACTAACTTTTTTGGAGTGATCAGTGTAACCCAGGCATTTTTAGAACTGCTTAAAAAATCGGAAAGCCCGAGGATCAGCAATATTACTTCGGGACTCGGATCATTGACTTTACATAACGATCCAAGCTGGAAGTATTACCATGTAAAAGGAGCGGCATATGGCCCGTCCAAATCAGCCTTAAATGCTTATACTACTGTTTTAGCCTACGAACTGAAAGACTCTCCTTTTAAAGTCAATGTGATTGATCCGGGATATACTGCCACAGATTTCAATGGCCACAGCGGTCCGGGCTCTGTAGAAAGTGCAGCTTCTTTTATCGTGAAACATACGCTGACCGGTGAAGATGCACCCACAGGGCAATTCTACAGCAATGATATAGAGGATGAAATCGGGATCAGTCCCTGGTAAATTTTAAAGAGAGGCTTTGGATCTCTCTTTTTTAATTTCAAAAGAGCTTTTTTATACTAAAGAATAAGCCACTGCTATAACTGCAGTGGCTTTATGATTATTTATCCAAACTTCTTCTTTCTCATCCAGAAGAATAATCCTCCCAACAGGCCGATGACTACCAAAGGCAGCAATAAATTCAGCCATTGCCAGTTTGCTTTTTCTTCCGTGATGCGGTTTCTGTCCAGAAGTCTTTCTTCAATATTCCTATTTCTGAGAGCCATCAGGTTGCTGTCGTCCAGAAGATAATCCAGGGCATTTCTCAGGAACTGTTCGTTACCGAATTCCTGGTTCGTCAGACGGTCAATTCCCATCGGAAGCGGCTCGCCCTTGTGCATTTTATTTCTTCCTACATCTCCGTCTGCAATTACGATCATTTTATTTTCAGGGCTTTGGCTTTTAAAACCCGGATAACCTTTTCTTTCAATTCTTGAGGCATAGGCAGAGTTGAACTTTCCTTCAAGGGCAACGGCGAATATCTTAGGTGTGCTTGGTTTTTCCATTTGTCCAAGACTGTCAACACTTGCAATTTCCTTCAGGTCTACATAATTCGGAACCTGTTTCAGGAGCGTTCTTTCACTGGATTCGAAAAGAACCTTTGTTTTAATATTTTTTCTTCCGCCCAGCGTATCGATGGAAGTCGGGAACTCAAATTTTACCGGATTGATATTTTTCGTGATCGGATTATCATTTTCAGCAATTCCAAGTGGAAAATAAGGCCATGGAAGGCTTGTATACTGAGGATTCCCTCCTACTTCACCGGTAACCAGCTTCAGCAGCGCAAATTTCTTCACATCCTTTACCAAAGCAGGATTGATCCTGATTCCGTAATTGAAGAAAAAATCTGTCATATTGATATCCACAGGGAAAGGCATTACCTTTTGAGATCTGGTCAGCGTATCCATTTCAGCATTAACGGCATCAATCATCCAAAGCGTTTTTCCGCCATTCATAATGAACTGGTCAAGGATCACTTTTTCATTATCGGTGAATGCTTTTCTCGGTTTTGCAATGACCAAAGCACTCATCTGTTTTAATAAAGGAAGGTCTGCAAGGGTAAGTTCTGTCTGGTTTTTTGGGACTATAGGGCCTGCATCATAATTTTCAAGGGCCAATTGCATAAAGCTGTGAAACTCTTCCGGCCCAAGCTCATCCTGATTGACCAGGATCCCGACCTTTTTTCTCCTATTTGCTGCAATATTCTTGATATTGGAAACAAGGCTGTACTCCAATCCTTCTATAGATCTTGTCAGTTGCTGATCTGCATCTATTCCGGCCTGCTGTACTACCAGCGGAATGGATACTCCCCTTTTGTCATATTTTATAACAGCATAAGGAAAAAGGGTAATCTGAGAAATTTTACCGTCTTTTACATCCGGAAGAACGGAAGGCTGCATTCCCATTGCCATCAGGGTATCCTGCGACATTTTTGTTTTGATGGGATCGATAAATTTAAAGTCAATTTTCGGATTGATCTTCCTGAACTCTTCCAGCATAAATTTCGTCTCACTCTGAAGCTGCTTAAAGCTTGCCGGAAAATCTCCTTCAAGGTAAACATCTACCGTAAGCGGCTTTTTTACGGATTCCAATACTTTTACCGTATTTTCCGAGAGCGTATATCTTTTTTCTTTAGTTAAGTCTAATCTGATTCCGGAATAGGCAAGCAGGATAACCAAAGGTACCACTGCAATTAAGAAAATTCCTAATGGAGATTTAATATTGAACTTCTTCATAATGCTACTTCTTTTTAGAGATAAAATGATTGGACAATAATAACGTAGCACCGATGATCAGAATAAAATAGGCAACATCTTTAAGATCAATAAGACCTCTGGTAAATCCTAAGAAATGCTGATAAAATCCTATATTCTGAAGAATAAAATCTGCGCCGCCCAGCAGTTTGTAGCTGGCAAGCTGCTCAATCCCGAAATACATAATAAAACACATGAAAACTCCTAAAAGATATGCCATGATCTGGTTCTGAGAAAGGGATGAAGCCAATATGCCAACTCCCGCAAAAGCAGCGATTAAAATAATCAGCCCGATGTAACTTCCAAAGGTCATTCCAAGGTCAATATTTCCTTCAGGAACTCCAAGAACATAAACTGTATAAAGATAAATCAGTGACGGAATAAGGCAAAGAACCCCAACGATCCATACTGAAAGAAATTTCCCTGTTACCAGATCCGAAACTTTTAAAGGCTGGGAAAACAGCCAGTTCAGTGTTCCCGTCTGCTGTTCTTCTGCAAAGGTTTTCATAGAAAGTGCAGGGATAATAAACATCAGCAGCCATGGTACGAGTACGAAATAGCTCTGTAAAGAGGCCATCCCGATATCGAAAATATTGGAATCATTTTCGAAAAAAAACAGGAAAAGAGCGGTTATGAGGCTGAATGCGGCAATGATTACCCATGCGCTCCAGTTTCCAAAGTAACTCCACAGTTCCTTTTTTAAAATTGCAATCATAGTTTTTTGTACAATGTAAAAGAAGATGTATTGATGTATTCGTGTATTAACGTATTCATGTATACATCCGGCTTAAACTATTATTTGTTTTTTTTATTCTTATTAACGAGTTTAACGGTCATCATGATCAGAAATACAAGAACGAAAAATCCGGCGATTAATTGCCACCAGTATTCAATCACCGCAGATTTCAGGATCACTGTAAAAACTACCAGGAAGAGAATAAACGTAGCAATCTCATTGGCTTGCCGCAATTTAATATTAGGCGTTTCGATGGTTCCCCCGTTTAATTCTTTCAGTTTCAGTACTTTTTTCCAGCACCAGTAATGGTAAGCGGCAAGACCGATCAGGAAAGTAAGTTTTAAATGAAACCACGGCATTTTCATCAGCCCGGTATTCAGGAAAATCATAATTATTCCACAGACTGCCATAATGATGCCCGCAGGAACCGTAATGATATTCCACAGCCTTCTGGCCATGAAAGTATACTGCTCTCTGAGGATTTTCTTTTTTTCGTCAGCAAACTCGTCCGTATCCTTATAGTAAACAAAAATTCTTACGAGATAAAAAATTCCCGCAAAATAGCTTACCATGAAGATAATATGCAGTGCTTTGATTATAGTATAAAGCATTTTTTAAAATAATGGCAAATATAATGTTAATAACAAAAATATTTGGTAGAAATAATATAAAAAAACACTCCGACTCTGTTCATCACGACATTATTTATATTAACTGCTCTAATTTTATCAAAAAAATTAAGCACAATAATAAAACGGTCATGCTGAGCAAAGTCGAAGCATCTGTATTGTAAATTTTAATTAAGAAATAACTCCCAATTCTTTCCCCACTTTCTCAAAACCTGCAATGGCTTTATCCAAATGCTCTCTTGTATGAGCGGCAGAAAGCTGTACTCTGATTCTTGCTTTTCCTTTCGGAACCACAGGATAGAAGAATCCGATCACGTAAATTCCCTCGTCCATAAGCTTTTCAGCCATTTTCTGGGCAAGAGGCGCATCATACAGCATTACCGGAACAATAGCGGCATCACCATCAGGAATATCAAATCCTTTGGCTACCATCTGGGTTCTGAAATAGGCTGCATTTTCCATTACTTTATCACGAAGTGAAGTATCATCCGAGATCATATCCAGAACTTTCAGAGCAGCTCCAACGATTCCAGGCGCCAGTGAGTTCGAGAATAAATAAGGACGTGAACGTTGTCTCAGCATATCAATAATCTCTTTTTTACCGGAAGTAAATCCTCCCAAAGCACCTCCCAAAGCTTTTCCTAAGGTAGAAGTGATAATATCTACTCTTCCCATCACCTCATTAGCTTCGTGGGTTCCACGACCTGTTTTTCCGATGAATCCTGTCGCGTGAGAGTCATCAACCATTACAAGGGCATTGTATTTATCTGCAAGATCACACACTCCTTTAAGGTCGGCAACAATACCATCCATAGAGAAAACACCGTCTGTAACAATAATTTTGAAACGGTGATCCTTTTCGGAAGCAGCAATTAACTGGGCTTCCAGATCTTCCATATTATTGTTTTTATAACGGTATCTTGCTGCTTTACATAAACGTACCCCATCAATGATAGAAGCATGGTTCAATTCATCTGAAATAATAGCATCCTCTTCCGTGAACAATGGTTCAAAAACTCCTCCGTTCGCATCAAAGCAGGCAGCGTATAGAATAGTATCCTCAAGACCTAAGAAATCTGCAATCTTTTTCTCCAGTTGCTTGTGGATATCCTGTGTTCCGCAGATAAAACGTACAGAAGACATCCCGTAACCATGAGATTCTATCATGTCCTGGGAAGCTTTCATGACTTCCGGATTATTGGACAGACCGAGGTAATTATTAGCACAGAAATTTAAAAGCTTTTTTCCATTGGCTTCAATTTCCGCACTCTGCTGGGAAGTGATGATTCTTTCTCTTTTGTAAAGACCGTCATTTTCAATGTTTTGCAGTTCGTTCTGTAAATGTTGAAGATATTTTTCAGAGATCATTTTTTAGTAATTTTTTAGATGTGCTAATTTAATAAAAAGCCTTTAAAGTATCAGCTTTTATACGTTTAATTCTAAAAACAGGATTCAATTTCATTTTTAACATTATTAGTCTACTAATTCAGTAGGATAATAACTATATTTGTTCTTTAAAATTCAGGAATATGAGATTGACTCCAATACAAAAAGTAACGAAAATAGATTCTGAAAGCTTTAAAAACAACCATATGAAGCCGCGTTTCCCGGTTATAATGGAGGATTTTATCGATCCTGAAAGTCCCGCATTCAAGAAGTGGAATTATGAGTATTTCAAGGAAATAGCCGGAGATCAGAAAGTTAATATTTACGGAAGCGAGCTTGAATCCCTGGATAAAGTGGCAAGCAGCCCGATCGGCCAGACCACCTTTGCAGAATATCTCGATCTGATAAGTACAACCCCTACGGAGCACAGGCTTTTCTTATTCAACCTGCTTACGATCAGGCCGGAGCTTAAAGATGATATCCATTACAATGATGTTACCGGCGGGAAAATATTAAAATGGCTTCCTTTTATGTTTTTTGGGGGCGAAGGTTCCGTTACCAGAAACCATATTGATATTGATATGTCCCATGTTTTTATTACCCAGTTTCACGGGGTTAAAAGAATCTGGCTTTTTCCGTGGGAACAGTCGGATCTTATGTATAAACTGCCTTATAATTTTCACAGCTTGCCGAATATTAAAGACGCGGATTACAGAGAATTCCCTGCCTTGCTTTATTTAAACGGTTACGAAGCAGTACTGAAGCCTGGCGAAACGCTTTATATACCTTCCGGATGGTGGCATTATATACAGTATGAAACCGAAGGGTACTCCGTTTCTGTAAGAGCACTTCCGTCCAGCCTTCTGGAAAAATGGCGGGGATTTAAAAATATGGTGGTGACCAGAAATTTTGACAATATAATGCGCAGGCTTTTCAAAGAAAAATGGTTCCGGTATAAAGTAAAAACTGCCAGAAAAAGAGCTGCAAAAGCTGTCAGAAAACAAAGAATCTTTCTTATCTGAAGCACTCATTTATAGTTTAACCGCTTAAATAATTTAACAATGGAATTTATATATGCCTTACTATCCGCTGAGCGTCCGCTCTACACTTTTTATCCTCTTTTTTAAATACAAAAACCTTCATTGCTGAAGGTTTTCGTGTATCTAAGAATTATTTTTACTGTTTTAAAAACTTAATATTTTTATCCTCAATCGAGAAAATATAAGATCCCGGAACCAGTTCTGAAATTCCAACTGCCTTTCCTGGCTGGTAAATGGACTTTCTTATCAGCTTCCCGTCTATACTGTAGATTGCATAGTCAACAGGTCTATTAATTCCTTTTATAAACAGCTCATTCTTTGCCGGATTCGGATATAATGCAAAATCTTCTTTCTCCACAGATGATACGCTTAAGGTATTATCCTGAATTACAGTAGAATTTTTCTCCAGAATCTGGTATTCATAATTGAATTCGACACTGGCTACAGGGAAAGAAACTGTTTCCAGAAATCCCTGGTTATTAACTGTGTTATTCAGGGCAAAATAAGCGTTCTCTCCACCAGTTCCGTTCACTTTGATCGGTAACGGTATGTCAAAAAAGCTCACAATAGGACTGCTTTGTACCTGAGACGCTTTAAACAGGATTTGATTCCCGGTTTGTTTCCACTTTATAGTATAGCTGGGATACCCTTCACCATACAGCCAGTCATTGAAAAATTCTGTAAAATCTTTTCCTGTAGACTGAAGCAGCGAAGCATTAAAATCCGGAGTCTTTGCATAACTATAAGCTAAATTCGGTCTTGCATGATAATCTTTAAGTGCCTGATAAAAGACAGCATCTCCCAGAATCCATTTGATCATTCTTAAAATATAAGCTCCTTTTGAATACGTCAGCCTGTTGTTGAATATCCTGCTTACATTGGAAAGATCTGCATCCGGAACATAGGTAGAACCATTGGGAGCAGAGGTAATATTATTGATTTCTCCCAATAGAAAATTCTTGAATTCGGTATTCGTCATCAATAATTTTTCGTTGGCCAGAACAGCTCCGAAAGTAGCAAAGCCTTCATTCAGCCAGATATCATTCCATGCCCCGCAGGTTACTTTATCTCCGAACCACTGATGGGCCAGCTCATGAGCAATAAGTCCTTTGCTCCAGCTTCCCATAGACGACATGGTCTGATGCTCCATTCCTCCTCCGAACTTAAACTGCATATGCCCGTATTTTTCATTACGGAACGGATAAGGCCCGAAATACGTTTCAAAAGTATTCATCACCTGCTTGGTCCATTCAATATTAGCCATGCTTACAGGGTCTGCATTGGTGGACGGATACACATAATTCACAAATGGAAACGGCGGGTTTCCCATCGTATCGTTAATTTTAACGAAATTGGTAATGGAAAGCGCAATCAGATAAGCTGCTGTAGGGTAAGCTGTTCTCCAGAAAGTAAGTTTCTGGTTGCCGGGAAGTATGGTTTCGGACATTAATTTTCCGTTGGCTGCTACATTATACTGGGAAGGCGTTGTGATCTTAAAATCAAACCTTTCAATTTTGTCATTCATGCTTTGTTTGGTCGGAAACCAGTCCTGTGCCCCATAAGGCTCACTCAGGGTGCATAAAATAGGTGTTCCGCTTTGCAAAGTAGTTGAAAAAGCATTCCCGGGAGTTGGAGCTCCTGAATAATTGATGGTTAGTGAATCCAGCGTATTGGCCGGAATAGAAACAGGGAAATCTATTTTTACTTCTTTTGTCGGCAGCTGCTGGAAAGTAAGATTGCTCCCGTGATACTGCACCTGGGAAACAACCATATTATCAGTAAGATCGAAATAAATGCTGCTCATGTTCAGATTAGGCTTGAAATGAGACGTAACGGACCCTGCAATGTTGTATACCGCCGGATCTAAAGTAACATTCATCCTTTGATACTGAAGATCGTAGTTTAAAGTATTGGGATTAATATTGTAGGCGGTCATTTTTTGGGTAAAAGAATTCATTTCTTTTGCAATGAGCCCTTTCATTTCAATATTTTGGTTCTGGATCTGTCCATAGGATGGCTGGGATAACAAAAGACCCAGGATCAGAAGGTAAAATTTTCTCATACTCAGAATATTAGATTGTAACCAAAGATAAAAAAAACCTTCTAATCATTGATTAAAAGGTTTTT
Protein-coding sequences here:
- a CDS encoding Crp/Fnr family transcriptional regulator; amino-acid sequence: MKELFDFILRFGNLNQQQIDFITGKAKETDLPNDEYFSEAGKIARQVAFVVSGILRVCYYDNKGEEITKYFIEENNLVVDLESFDNEICSSTYVQAVTDCKLIVFERKDWIELLQTIVGWEAIVHKIISRALIQKVERRSPLVSEDATTRYLKFLEIYPTVVNKIPLSYIASYLGITQSSLSRIRKNIARH
- a CDS encoding SDR family oxidoreductase produces the protein MKSVLITGANRSIGLETAKQLSEKGLFVYLGSRDLQKGEAIVKELNEKGFQNIKAVEIDVTQPSSISAAKDLIEKEQGKLDILINNAGILGVNPQTAAETPIADIQTVFDTNFFGVISVTQAFLELLKKSESPRISNITSGLGSLTLHNDPSWKYYHVKGAAYGPSKSALNAYTTVLAYELKDSPFKVNVIDPGYTATDFNGHSGPGSVESAASFIVKHTLTGEDAPTGQFYSNDIEDEIGISPW
- the gldG gene encoding gliding motility-associated ABC transporter substrate-binding protein GldG, with protein sequence MKKFNIKSPLGIFLIAVVPLVILLAYSGIRLDLTKEKRYTLSENTVKVLESVKKPLTVDVYLEGDFPASFKQLQSETKFMLEEFRKINPKIDFKFIDPIKTKMSQDTLMAMGMQPSVLPDVKDGKISQITLFPYAVIKYDKRGVSIPLVVQQAGIDADQQLTRSIEGLEYSLVSNIKNIAANRRKKVGILVNQDELGPEEFHSFMQLALENYDAGPIVPKNQTELTLADLPLLKQMSALVIAKPRKAFTDNEKVILDQFIMNGGKTLWMIDAVNAEMDTLTRSQKVMPFPVDINMTDFFFNYGIRINPALVKDVKKFALLKLVTGEVGGNPQYTSLPWPYFPLGIAENDNPITKNINPVKFEFPTSIDTLGGRKNIKTKVLFESSERTLLKQVPNYVDLKEIASVDSLGQMEKPSTPKIFAVALEGKFNSAYASRIERKGYPGFKSQSPENKMIVIADGDVGRNKMHKGEPLPMGIDRLTNQEFGNEQFLRNALDYLLDDSNLMALRNRNIEERLLDRNRITEEKANWQWLNLLLPLVVIGLLGGLFFWMRKKKFG
- a CDS encoding ABC transporter permease subunit, encoding MIAILKKELWSYFGNWSAWVIIAAFSLITALFLFFFENDSNIFDIGMASLQSYFVLVPWLLMFIIPALSMKTFAEEQQTGTLNWLFSQPLKVSDLVTGKFLSVWIVGVLCLIPSLIYLYTVYVLGVPEGNIDLGMTFGSYIGLIILIAAFAGVGILASSLSQNQIMAYLLGVFMCFIMYFGIEQLASYKLLGGADFILQNIGFYQHFLGFTRGLIDLKDVAYFILIIGATLLLSNHFISKKK
- a CDS encoding CopD family protein; amino-acid sequence: MLYTIIKALHIIFMVSYFAGIFYLVRIFVYYKDTDEFADEKKKILREQYTFMARRLWNIITVPAGIIMAVCGIIMIFLNTGLMKMPWFHLKLTFLIGLAAYHYWCWKKVLKLKELNGGTIETPNIKLRQANEIATFILFLVVFTVILKSAVIEYWWQLIAGFFVLVFLIMMTVKLVNKNKKNK
- the kbl gene encoding glycine C-acetyltransferase, translating into MISEKYLQHLQNELQNIENDGLYKRERIITSQQSAEIEANGKKLLNFCANNYLGLSNNPEVMKASQDMIESHGYGMSSVRFICGTQDIHKQLEKKIADFLGLEDTILYAACFDANGGVFEPLFTEEDAIISDELNHASIIDGVRLCKAARYRYKNNNMEDLEAQLIAASEKDHRFKIIVTDGVFSMDGIVADLKGVCDLADKYNALVMVDDSHATGFIGKTGRGTHEANEVMGRVDIITSTLGKALGGALGGFTSGKKEIIDMLRQRSRPYLFSNSLAPGIVGAALKVLDMISDDTSLRDKVMENAAYFRTQMVAKGFDIPDGDAAIVPVMLYDAPLAQKMAEKLMDEGIYVIGFFYPVVPKGKARIRVQLSAAHTREHLDKAIAGFEKVGKELGVIS
- a CDS encoding cupin-like domain-containing protein translates to MRLTPIQKVTKIDSESFKNNHMKPRFPVIMEDFIDPESPAFKKWNYEYFKEIAGDQKVNIYGSELESLDKVASSPIGQTTFAEYLDLISTTPTEHRLFLFNLLTIRPELKDDIHYNDVTGGKILKWLPFMFFGGEGSVTRNHIDIDMSHVFITQFHGVKRIWLFPWEQSDLMYKLPYNFHSLPNIKDADYREFPALLYLNGYEAVLKPGETLYIPSGWWHYIQYETEGYSVSVRALPSSLLEKWRGFKNMVVTRNFDNIMRRLFKEKWFRYKVKTARKRAAKAVRKQRIFLI
- a CDS encoding M1 family aminopeptidase, which encodes MRKFYLLILGLLLSQPSYGQIQNQNIEMKGLIAKEMNSFTQKMTAYNINPNTLNYDLQYQRMNVTLDPAVYNIAGSVTSHFKPNLNMSSIYFDLTDNMVVSQVQYHGSNLTFQQLPTKEVKIDFPVSIPANTLDSLTINYSGAPTPGNAFSTTLQSGTPILCTLSEPYGAQDWFPTKQSMNDKIERFDFKITTPSQYNVAANGKLMSETILPGNQKLTFWRTAYPTAAYLIALSITNFVKINDTMGNPPFPFVNYVYPSTNADPVSMANIEWTKQVMNTFETYFGPYPFRNEKYGHMQFKFGGGMEHQTMSSMGSWSKGLIAHELAHQWFGDKVTCGAWNDIWLNEGFATFGAVLANEKLLMTNTEFKNFLLGEINNITSAPNGSTYVPDADLSNVSRIFNNRLTYSKGAYILRMIKWILGDAVFYQALKDYHARPNLAYSYAKTPDFNASLLQSTGKDFTEFFNDWLYGEGYPSYTIKWKQTGNQILFKASQVQSSPIVSFFDIPLPIKVNGTGGENAYFALNNTVNNQGFLETVSFPVASVEFNYEYQILEKNSTVIQDNTLSVSSVEKEDFALYPNPAKNELFIKGINRPVDYAIYSIDGKLIRKSIYQPGKAVGISELVPGSYIFSIEDKNIKFLKQ